The DNA window CGTAACAAGCAGTTAGTGGAAGATATCGGCGGGCTCGATAAAGTGTCTGTATATGATAATCCTTATGGCGCACAATACATGATGTATGGCTATAAAAAAGGACAACCGCTGAATGCCTTATGGGGCATGCAATACGCCGGCACCTGGAAAAGTCAGGCTGAAATAGACCAGGATAAAATAGATAAAAAGTATGCTTCTGCAGCTGTTAGTTATTATTCTCCCGGTCGTCAGCGCTACATCGATCAAAACCATGATGGTATCCTCGACAACAAAGACCTGGTGTACCTGGGCAACGCAGATCCTGACTTTTATGGTGGTATACAGAACACCGTTCGTTTTAAAAAGCTGAGTGTTTCCTTCTATTTCAACTACAGTGTGGGTGGGCAGATCTATAATCCTACCGAACTGTTTATGGGCACTGGTACTTATCTGAGCAATCAATTCCGTTATATGGTGAATGCCTGGCATCCCGTGCGGAATCCGAATTCCGATTATCCGAGGGCAGACTCCAAAGATGACATTCCCAACGATCGGTTTGTGCATTCGGCCACCTTCCTGCGTTTCAAGAATTTCTCCATTGCTTATCCTTTTGACCTGAGCAAAATCACACATAAGAAACTGCAATCACTTTCGCTGTCGCTGGGTGGCAATAACCTGGTGTTGTGGAAGTATTACAACGGCTATGATCCGGAAGTGTCTACACAGAGTGGAAGCTCTACTATTCGTCGCATGGACAACGGGGCTTATCCGTCCAGTCGTACGATCACTTTTGGTGCTGAATTAAAATTCTAAAAGTATTGGTATGAAAAGAAAATACAGTTATCTCCTTTCTTTATTGCTGCTGGCGGGTGTTAGCTTGTCCACCGGCTGTAAAAAACTGCTGGAGGAAGATCCCAGTAGCTTTGTTAGTCCGGGTGAATTTTTTCAGAACGAGAATCAGTGTATTGCTGCATTGAACGGTTGTTATATTCCGCTCAACAGCGTGTATACAGCTGATTTCATGATTGCGCAGGAAGCTGCTACAGACCTGGCTTTCCTGAACTCATCCGCGCTGGATGCCAAATTCGAAATATCACCAGCCAATCCTGGAATGGGTGATAATTTATGGTCGGCCTGTTATAATGGTATCATGTATTGCAATGCGGCGATATATGGCATTGAAAATGCTAAGGTGGCCGCCGACCGGAAACCTGCGCTGAAAGCGGAAGCGGTGGCGCTGCGGGCGTTGTACTATTATCTCCTTACCAGTACTTTCAACGATGTACCATATTATACGCAGAATATCAGTAGTCTGAGTGCTTTGACTGAGGTGATGAAACTGGGCAGAATGAGTGCGGTGGAAACCAGGGACAAGCTGATCAAAGAACTGCAGGAATATGCGCCGAAGTTGCCACAGGCACGTACTTCAGAGGTGCCTCAAAATAGAATATCTGCCGCTATGGCGTATATGCTTATCGGTAAGATGGCACTGTGGAATAAGGAATATCAGGTATGTGCAGATGCTATGCAGGCTATTCGCAAGATTTATGGCCAACTGGCGCAGTATCCGTTAAAGGATACCTGGTTCCGTAATAAAAACACGCCGGAATCCATTTTTGAAGTACAGTTCACCTGGTCGGCCACCGGTCTGAGGAAAACATCTACAGTGGCCTGTTTCTTTACGCCCACCAAAACAGCAGGTACCAGCACCTATGATGGGGTAAACATACCAGAATTGGGCTCCAAAGCCAATCCTTTCGTCTCCATTACACCTACTGAATACTTCATGGGACTGTATGACTTTGCAGATCCACGTCGTGAAACTATTTTGGCCTACAGCTATAACGGCACCTATTTCAAACGGCCCATGCAAAACAATGGTACCGGCAAAGCCTGGATGGGGCCTAAATTCTGGTGCCCGGGCATGGACAATGTGTCTGATGGTAACAACCAGAAAGTGTTCCGTTATGCAGACGCATTGCTGATGCTGGCTGAAGCGGCCAATGAAACCGGCGACGCAGGGCTCGCACTGCAATGCCTGAACGAAGTTAAATCCAGGGCATACGACGGCCTTAAACTTCCCGCATATCCCGGTAAAGATCAGTTTTTTGAAGAAGTGAAAAAAGAGCGTGCGCGTGAACTGATGGGAGAATACGGTCGTAAATGGGACCTCGTAAGATGGGGGACCTTCTACAAAGTTGTTAGCCAGACATCCGCTACAGAATATGATGTCATCAAAAACAACCTTCGCCCTTACCATGAATACTATCCGATACCGGACAAAGAAGTACTGCGTTCCGGCGGCACCTTAACTAATCCAGCTTATAAATAATTTATCATGAAACGTTTTCTGAAGATTGCTTTTTTATTGTTTTGTCCTTTTTATATAGCCGGTGCTCAGGCACAGGCGCCGCTTCGGGTATTGAGTTATAACATCCTGGAAGGAATGACCACCGATACTACCAAAGGGAAGAAAGTATTTGTAGAGTGGGTGAAACAGTTCAACCCGGATATCATGGCATTACAGGAATGTAATGGATTTACCCAGAAATCACTGGAAGAACTGGCCGCTACCTGGGGGCATCCTTATGCCGTGATCGTAAAAGAGAATGGTTATCCTACCGGCCTCACTTCCAGATATCCTATCACCGATATTCAGAAGGTGAATGAAAACATGACCCATGGCTTTATCATGGCTAACGTGAACGGCTATAACGTTGTTGTGCTGCATCTCAATCCGCACAAGTACCGCAAAAGAAGAGAAGAGATAGCCAGTATCCTGGCCAATACAGAAAGAAAAAATGATAAGGGCAACTGGATCATCATGGGAGACTTCAACTCCAATACACCACTGGATAAAAACCGGCTAGACTCCAACAGAATCAAGGGCTGGCAGGCCAACGCTATCAAGAAAAATCCCAATATCGACAACCTGGTGGATGGCAACCTGATAGATTACGACGTACAGCAGCGTATGCTGAATGCCGGTTTTACAGATGCTATCTATGAATCTGACAGGCAGGAAAAGGCTGTTTCCGGAAAGGATACCATACGTACCACCACCCGCATTGATTACATCTATCTCAGTAAGGACCTGGCAAAGAAGTTAAAGACCTGTCATTTCATTTATGATGATTTTACAGCTAAATACTCCGATCACCAGCCGGTATACATGGAAATTAAAAAATAAAAACCGCCATGGGAAAATATCTGTTTATAACAGCCTGTTTATTATTGGGGATCATCTCGTGTCGCAAAACGGAAGATTATAAATTCAGCACTCCGCTGGGCATTGATACCCGCATTGTGCAGGTAGGCGCTGGCGCCGATACTACCCGCATTATCGTATATGCCGACGGCGACTGGAATATGGAGCTGGCAGCAGAAACACCCTGGCTGCAGCTGCAAACCAGCAGCGGGCATGGCAAAGGCAATGCGCTGATAGAGGTAAAGGACAACAGCGGTCAGTTACCCCGTGCAGCCAAACTGGTAGTCAAAGGAGGCGGTAAATCAGATACCATCGTGTTGCAACAGAAAGGTATTACGCCACTGCTGGCTATCACCGATGAAACAGCACAGACTATCGCCAACGGGGGAACGTACAAATCAGCCATCAATACCAATATACCACTGGATTTGATGACAGTAGGGTATGGCTACGATTCTTCCGGTACCACCAACTGGGTATCCGGCCTGCAGATAAAAGACGGGTATCTGTTTTTTAAGGTAGATACCAACCAGCTGGCGACAGCCCGCAGCGTGGCGTTGCGGTTGAGTTACCTGGATGCACTGGGTACCACCACCAGAGATACCATCCTTATCAAACAACAGCCTGGGATGAGTTATGAAGGCGCCATACAAAAGGAT is part of the Chitinophaga flava genome and encodes:
- a CDS encoding RagB/SusD family nutrient uptake outer membrane protein — translated: MKRKYSYLLSLLLLAGVSLSTGCKKLLEEDPSSFVSPGEFFQNENQCIAALNGCYIPLNSVYTADFMIAQEAATDLAFLNSSALDAKFEISPANPGMGDNLWSACYNGIMYCNAAIYGIENAKVAADRKPALKAEAVALRALYYYLLTSTFNDVPYYTQNISSLSALTEVMKLGRMSAVETRDKLIKELQEYAPKLPQARTSEVPQNRISAAMAYMLIGKMALWNKEYQVCADAMQAIRKIYGQLAQYPLKDTWFRNKNTPESIFEVQFTWSATGLRKTSTVACFFTPTKTAGTSTYDGVNIPELGSKANPFVSITPTEYFMGLYDFADPRRETILAYSYNGTYFKRPMQNNGTGKAWMGPKFWCPGMDNVSDGNNQKVFRYADALLMLAEAANETGDAGLALQCLNEVKSRAYDGLKLPAYPGKDQFFEEVKKERARELMGEYGRKWDLVRWGTFYKVVSQTSATEYDVIKNNLRPYHEYYPIPDKEVLRSGGTLTNPAYK
- a CDS encoding endonuclease/exonuclease/phosphatase family protein codes for the protein MKRFLKIAFLLFCPFYIAGAQAQAPLRVLSYNILEGMTTDTTKGKKVFVEWVKQFNPDIMALQECNGFTQKSLEELAATWGHPYAVIVKENGYPTGLTSRYPITDIQKVNENMTHGFIMANVNGYNVVVLHLNPHKYRKRREEIASILANTERKNDKGNWIIMGDFNSNTPLDKNRLDSNRIKGWQANAIKKNPNIDNLVDGNLIDYDVQQRMLNAGFTDAIYESDRQEKAVSGKDTIRTTTRIDYIYLSKDLAKKLKTCHFIYDDFTAKYSDHQPVYMEIKK